cagaatatcagacagggaagaggacagaatggaacattgtctacatatgtgaatgtgtctttaactattcttaaaccatgtgaagggatggcgtgattaatgtggaaccaattatttgtctccaaaatgtctgtgcgcaagtccctcccctcagtgagcttgtccaggagtgggatcaagagggggtttacttgagatgggagcatctagagttgacaattgatatatgccattggatgagttggtgtttttgtactatgaagtaccaggaacgagattagaacctcgtcttagagaccaaactgaacgataatttatagcgaatgttatctggctaagggatactcctttctcaaatataaagtccctttgtgaactgtctctaagatctgtggttcgtcatgtacgttgagaggggtgtatcttggctataaaagatctttgtacttttgtgtaatcacttttcaatggttcattagagatagcgcatcattgaaagtcaaagtgcttttgcaaagctcttaattattaaagatgtagttataagtataactctgactggtgtgtgaagtttgtaactctcctcatgtggtaatgcagaaattagccaccacaacagCTAAACAGGTGGCCCAGTACAAGCTAAGACGTTTCTTACCGAAGGTGAGTTTCCCCGTGTCCTCTGTGTCGATAGCAGCGAAGAGACGTGAGACGTTGAGGTCAGCTACTCCTAACGCCGTCTTTAGGATGCAGGCCAACTCAGCCACTGTGATCGCACCGTCCTCCTCCGCCTCAAACATCTGGGATATATGCAAATAATAACAAACACACATTAGATGACCCTGAGCCCTTCATACCTCACTCACAGCCACTGAGCCGGCTGGCGCTCAGACCATCTGTTCATATCTGCACACACTCTACAACTCACACCGTAGGTCATTAGTACATCCTCTCAAATGGAAAATGGCTGAAATATCAGTGGTCGTAGGCCCTCTGAAAGACACCTTGACAAGAGCGTGAAACCAGAGCTGGAGCAGAACGTACCTTGAAGGCCAGTTTCATGGTCTCCAGTGTTTTAGCAGGTCTGCATACCACCGATAAGGCGATGACATATTCTCTGATGTCTATCATGTTGTCTTCCtgctggaggagaagagagaagaatagAGTGAAGAGTTACCGGTTAGAAGGAATCTGGCAAAGCACATGTCTAAAGTCTAATGTCTAAATCTAATGTCTAAATCTAATGTCTAAATCTAAATCTAATATCTAAATCTAATGTCTAAATCTAATGTCTAAATCTAATCTTAAATCTAAATCTAATATCTAAATCTAATGTCTAAATCTAATGTCTAAAGTCTAATGTCTAAATCTAATGTCTAAATCTAATGTCTAAATCTAATCTTACATTTAAATCTAATATCTAAATCTAATGTCTAAATCTATAATCTTACATTTAAATCTAACATCTAAATCGAATGTCTAAATCtaatattttacatttaaatcTAATGTCTAAATCTGTCTAAATCTAATGTCTAAATCTAATCTTACATTTAAATCTAATATCTAAATCTAATGTCTAAATCTATAATCTTACATTTAAATCTAACATCTAAATCTAATGTCTAAATCTAATATCTTACATTTAAATCTAATGTCTAAATCTAATGTCTAAATCTAAAGTCTACATTTAATATTAGATGTAAATCTAATATCTAAATCTAATGTCTAAATCTAATGTCTAAAACTAATGTCTAAAGCCTAATGTCTAAATCTAATGTCTAAATCTAATATCTAAATCTAATATCTAAATCTAATATCTAAATCTAATGTCTAAATTTAATCTTACATTTAAATCTAATGTCTAAATCTAATATCTAAATCTAATATCTAAATCTAATGTCTAAATCTAATATCTAAATCTAATATCTAAATTTAATCTTACATTTAAATCTAATGTCTAAATCTAATATCTAAATCTAATATCTTATATTTAAATCTAATATCTAAATCTAATGTCTAAATCTAATATCTAAATCTAATGTTTTAATCTAATCTTACATTTAAATCTAATATCTAAATCTAATATCTTATATTTGAATCTAATATCTAAATCTAATATCTTATATTTAAATCTAATATCTAAATCTAATGTCTAAATCTAATATATAAATCTAATGTCTAAATCTAATATCTAAATCTAATGTGTAAATCTAATATATAAATCTAATGTCTAAATCTAATATCTAAATCTAATGTCTAAATCTAATATCTAAATCTAATATCTAATCTAAATCTAATGTCTAAATATAATATCTAAATCTAATGTCTAAATCTAATATCTAAATCTAATATCTTATATTTAAATCTAATATCTAAATCTAATGTCTAAATCTAATATCTAAATCTAATGTCTAAATCTAATCTTACATTTAAATCTAATATCTAAATCTAATATCTAAATCTAATATCTTATATTTAAATCTAATATCTAAATCTAATATCTTATATTTAAATCTAATATCTTATATTTAAATCTAATATCTAAATATAATGTCTAAATCTAATATATAAATGTAATGTCTAAATCTAATGTCTAAATCTAATGTCTAAATCTAATATCTAAACCTAATATCTAATCTAAATCTAATGTCTAAATCTAATGTCTAAATCTAATATCTAAATCTAATGTCTAAATCTAATATCTAAATCTAATATCTAAATCTAATGTCTAAATCTAATATCTAAATGTAATATCTAAATCTAATATCTAAATCTAATGTCTAAATCTAGTATATAATATTGAAATCTATGTCTAATATCGAAATCTATTATCGAAATCTTTATTTCAATATTAAAATACACAATATAGGGAAAACAGAAAGTTGAGATACTTGTAACTTAGGCCTTCAAATCTCCTAATGGGATGATATTATATTCAGTGTGTGTTTCCTTACCTCGTTGAAGAGGGAGAAGATGTCTCTGAGCATGTCTGACACAGGGACATCAAGGTAGTGGGCAAAGTCTTCCAGACAcagcttctctccctccatcttcctgGCTCTGTTACCAAACTCCTGCAGTACCTTCTCTACGTTCTGGGGCTTCAACCTGACCAggtaacatcaacacattaatacAGTCTCTACATTCTGGGGTTCAACCTGACCAGGTAACATTAATACAGAGTCTCCACATTCTGGGGTTCAACCTGACCAGGTAACATTAATACATTAATACAGTCTCTACATTCTGGGGTTCAACCTGACCAGGTAACATTAATACATTAATACAGTCTCTACATTCTGGGGTTCAACCTGACCAGGTAACATTAATACAGAGTCTCCACATTCTGGGGTTCAACCTGACCAGGTAACATTAATACAGAGTCTCTACGTTCTGGGGTTCAACCTGACCAGGTAACATTAACACATTAATACAGAGTCTCCACATTCTGGGGTTCAACCTGACCAGGTAACATTAATACAGAGTCTCTACATTCTGGGCTTCAACCTGACCAggtaacatcaacacattaatacAGTCTCTACATTCTGGGGTTCAACCTGACCAGGTAACATTAATACAGAGTCTCCACATTCTGGGGTTCAACCTGACCAGGTAACATTAATACAGAGTCTACATTCTGGGGTTCAACCTGACCAggtaacatcaacacattaatacAGTCTCTACATTCTGAGGTTCAACCTGAACAGGTAACATTAACACATTAATACAGTCTCCACATTCTGGGGTTCAACCTGACCAggtaacatcaacacattaatacAGTCTCTACATTCTGAGGTTCAACCTGAACAGGTAACATTAACACATTAATACAGTCTCCACATTCTGGGGTTCAACCTGAGCAGGTAACATTAATACAGAGTCTCTACATTCTGGGGTTCAACCTGACCAGGGAACATTAATACAGAGTCTCTACATTCTGGGGTTCAACCTGACCAGGTAACATTAATACAGAGTCTCTACATTCTGGGGTTCAACCTGACCAGGTAACATTAATACAGAGTCTCTACATTCTGGGCTTCAACCTGACCAggtaacatcaacacattaatacAGAGTCTCTACATTCTGGGGTTCAACCTGACCAGGTAACATTAATACATTAATACAGAGTCTCCACATTCTGGGGTTCAACCTGACCAGGTAACATTAATACAGTCTCTACATTATGAGGTTCAACCTGACCAggtaacatcaacacattaatacAGTCTCTACATTCTGGGCTTCAACCTGACCAGGTAACATTAACACATTAATACTGTCTCTACGTTCTGGGGTTCAACCTGACCAGGTAACATTAATACAGAGTCTCTACATTCTGGGGTTCAACCTGACCAGGTAACATTAATACATGAATACAGAGTCTCTACATTCTGGGGTTCAACCTGACCAGGTAACATTAATACAGAGTCTCTACATTCTGGGGCTTCAACCTGACCAGGTAACATTAACACATTAATACAGAGTCTCTACATTCTGGGGTTCAACCTGACCAGGTAACATTAATACATTAATACAGAGTCTCTACGTTCTGGGGCTTCAACCTGACCAGGTAACATTAACACATTAATACAGAGTCTCTACATTCTGGGGTTCAACCTGACCAGGTAACATTAACACATTAATACAGTATCTACATTCTGGGGTTCAACCTGACCAGGTAACATTAATACAGAGTCTCCACATTCTGGGGTTCAACCTGACCAGGTAACATTAATACAGTATCTACATTCTAGGGCTTTGACAGTGAGTTAGTAGGATGAATATATTGTAATATAGAACCATCACTATGACAGTGAGTTAGTAGGATGAATATGTTGTAATATAGAACCATCACTATGACAGTGAGTTAGTAGGATGAATATATTGTAATATAGAACCATCACTATGACAGTGAGTTAGTAGGATGAATATGTTGTATTGTAATATAGAACCATCACTATGACAGTGAGTTAGTAGGATGAATATGTTGTAATATAGAACCATCACTATGACAGTGAGTTAGTAGGATGAATATGTTGTAATATAGAACCATCACTATGACAGTGAGTTAGTAGGATGAATATGTTGTAATATAGAACCATCACTATGACAGTGAGTTAGTAGGATGAATATGTTGTAATATAGAACCATCACTATGACAGTGAGTTAGTAGGATGAATATGTTGTAATATAGAACCATCACTATGACAGTGAGTTAGTAGGAT
This region of Salmo trutta unplaced genomic scaffold, fSalTru1.1, whole genome shotgun sequence genomic DNA includes:
- the LOC115191063 gene encoding lysophosphatidylcholine acyltransferase 1 isoform X2; this encodes MEGEKLCLEDFAHYLDVPVSDMLRDIFSLFNEEDNMIDIREYVIALSVVCRPAKTLETMKLAFKMFEAEEDGAITVAELACILKTALGVADLNVSRLFAAIDTEDTGKLTFDKFRSFAEQHPNFSEDYLSTDNTGRNGCPRQPNATPNAKPQTNGFCPDFSPRVDHHDTTTDGSVKKHN
- the LOC115191063 gene encoding lysophosphatidylcholine acyltransferase 1 isoform X1, whose protein sequence is MEGEKLCLEDFAHYLDVPVSDMLRDIFSLFNEQEDNMIDIREYVIALSVVCRPAKTLETMKLAFKMFEAEEDGAITVAELACILKTALGVADLNVSRLFAAIDTEDTGKLTFDKFRSFAEQHPNFSEDYLSTDNTGRNGCPRQPNATPNAKPQTNGFCPDFSPRVDHHDTTTDGSVKKHN